In Spinacia oleracea cultivar Varoflay chromosome 5, BTI_SOV_V1, whole genome shotgun sequence, a single window of DNA contains:
- the LOC110789840 gene encoding expansin-A23-like produces MSNFSQMVFGFLATMAFITMVDAQGWIDAHATFYVDSQKGACGYDTIIEGYGDKTTALSTALFNKGATCGACFEIQCANSKWCKPGAGTIKVTATDFCPPSTGPAAWCNPPLQHFDLSQPMFVTIAEYKAGIVPVQYRRVPCAKQGGVKFLVNGNPNFLLVLIFNVGGSGDITDMKIKGSTNNWVPMLRNWGMNWQVGGTPWTSDQSLSFQVTISDGKTLELDGVVPPNWQFGQTFEGKSNF; encoded by the exons atgtcTAATTTTTCTCAAATGGTTTTTGGTTTTCTTGCTACCATGGCCTTCATTACTATGGTAGATGCTCAAGGTTGGATCGATGCTCATGCAACATTTTATGTCGATTCTCAGA AGGGTGCATGTGGTTACGATACAATAATCGAAGGATACGGAGATAAAACAACAGCTCTAAGTACAGCCCTATTTAACAAGGGTGCAACTTGTGGGGCCTGTTTCGAAATCCAATGTGCAAACTCAAAATGGTGCAAACCAGGCGCGGGCACAATTAAAGTCACTGCCACCGACTTCTGTCCACCATCAACTGGTCCGGCTGCCTGGTGTAATCCTCCATTGCAACACTTTGACCTAAGTCAACCCATGTTTGTCACAATTGCGGAATACAAAGCCGGTATAGTCCCCGTACAATATAGGAGAGTTCCGTGTGCTAAGCAAGGAGGTGTCAAGTTTCTAGTAAACGGAAATCCTAATTTTCTATTAGTACTAATCTTCAACGTTGGAGGTTCTGGAGATATTACGGACATGAAGATTAAGGGTTCGACCAATAATTGGGTACCAATGTTGCGAAATTGGGGAATGAATTGGCAAGTTGGTGGTACACCTTGGACTAGTGATCAATCTTTGTCGTTCCAAGTGACTATTAGTGATGGAAAAACATTGGAGCTTGATGGTGTTGTGCCACCAAATTGGCAATTTGGTCAGACATTTGAAGGAAAGTCTAATTTTTAA